A single region of the Gorilla gorilla gorilla isolate KB3781 chromosome 1, NHGRI_mGorGor1-v2.1_pri, whole genome shotgun sequence genome encodes:
- the OR2W3 gene encoding olfactory receptor 2W3, which produces MDGTNGSIQTHFILLGFSYRPHLERILFVVILIAYLLTLVGNTTIILVSQLDPHLHTPMYFFLTHLSFLDLCFTTSSIPQLLYNFNGRDKTISYMGCAIQLFLFLGLGGVECLLLAVMAYDRFVAICKPLHYMVIMNPRLCRGLVSVAWGCGVANSLAMSPVTLRLPRCGRHEVDHFLCEMPALIRLACVSTVAIEVAVFVLAVGVVLSPLVFILLSYSYIVRAVLQIRSASGRQKAFGTCGSHLTVVSLFYGNIIYMYMQPGASSSQDQGKFLTLFYNIVTPLLNPLIYTLRNREVKGALARLLLGKRELGKE; this is translated from the coding sequence ATGGATGGAACAAATGGCAGCATCCAAACCCATTTCATCCTACTGGGATTCTCTTACCGACCCCATCTGGAGAGGATCCTCTTTGTGGTCATCCTGATCGCGTACCTCCTGACCCTCGTAGGCAACACCACCATCATCCTGGTGTCCCAGCTGGACCCTCAcctccacacccccatgtacttcttcctcaCCCACCTTTCCTTCCTGGACCTCTGTTTCACCACCAGCTCCATCCCCCAGCTGCTCTACAACTTTAATGGACGTGACAAGACCATCAGCTACATGGGCTGTGCCATCCAGCTCTTCCTGTTCCTGGGTCTGGGTGGTGTGGAGTGCCTGCTCCTGGCTGTCATGGCCTATGACCGGTTTGTGGCTATCTGCAAGCCCCTGCACTACATGGTGATCATGAACCCCAGGCTCTGCCGGGGCTTGGTGTCAGTGGCCTGGGGCTGTGGGGTGGCCAACTCCTTGGCCATGTCTCCTGTGACCCTGCGCTTACCCCGCTGTGGGCGCCATGAGGTGGACCACTTCCTGTGTGAGATGCCCGCCCTGATCCGGTTGGCCTGCGTCAGCACCGTGGCCATCGAAGTCGCCGTCTTTGTCCTGGCGGTGGGTGTTGTGCTGTCCCCCTTGGTGTTTATCCTGCTCTCTTACAGCTACATTGTGAGGGCTGTGTTACAAATTCGGTCAGCATCAGGAAGGCAGAAGGCCTTTGGCACCTGCGGCTCCCATCTCACTGTGGTCTCCCTTTTCTATGGAAACATCATCTACATGTACATGCAGCCAGGAGCCAGTTCTTCCCAGGACCAGGGCAAGTTCCTCACGCTCTTCTACAACATTGTCACCCCCCTCCTCAATCCTCTCATCTACACCCTCAGAAACAGAGAGGTGAAGGGGGCACTGGCAAGGTTGCTTCTGGGGAAGAGAGAGCTAGGAAAGGAGTAA